A window from Litorilinea aerophila encodes these proteins:
- a CDS encoding FecCD family ABC transporter permease, producing MGKQVGQENTPAPWLVVRGGRLPLSVRLDRRVPWVLLVGLLATLAVMVVNMGVGEYPIPPVDVLKTVLHLPTGNSDHSFIVNTLRLPRMLVAALVGVALGLAGAILQALTRNPLASPGILGINAGAGLAAVSLIVLFDRVSASLLPLAAFGGAFLVALAIYGLAWRAGDSPTRLILIGIGLTAVAQALTTLMITFGDINNVQRALVWLTGSVYGRTWDEFWALLPWLVLLGPVALLLARDLDALSLGDEVARSLGSPVDLQRGILLGVVVGLAGAAVATAGTIGFVGLMAPHIARRLVGPGHLGLLPTAGLTGAFLVVTADLVGRTLLAPTELPCGLVTAAIGAPFFLYLLWRQRS from the coding sequence ATGGGCAAACAGGTTGGACAGGAAAATACGCCAGCCCCCTGGCTGGTGGTCCGGGGTGGACGGCTGCCCCTCTCCGTCCGGCTGGACCGGCGGGTACCCTGGGTGCTGTTGGTGGGCCTTCTGGCCACGCTGGCCGTGATGGTGGTCAACATGGGCGTGGGCGAATATCCCATCCCACCGGTGGACGTGCTGAAGACGGTGCTCCACCTGCCCACAGGCAACAGCGACCACTCGTTCATCGTGAACACCCTGCGGTTGCCCCGCATGCTGGTGGCTGCCCTGGTGGGGGTAGCCCTGGGCCTGGCCGGCGCCATCCTCCAGGCGTTGACCCGGAATCCCCTGGCTTCCCCGGGCATCCTGGGTATCAACGCCGGGGCGGGCCTGGCCGCGGTCTCCCTGATTGTGCTCTTTGACCGTGTGTCAGCCAGCCTGCTGCCCCTGGCTGCGTTCGGCGGAGCGTTCCTGGTGGCCCTGGCCATTTACGGGCTGGCCTGGCGCGCCGGGGACTCCCCCACCCGCCTGATCCTGATCGGCATCGGGCTGACGGCCGTGGCCCAGGCCCTGACCACCCTCATGATCACCTTTGGGGACATCAACAACGTCCAGCGGGCGCTGGTCTGGCTGACGGGCAGCGTCTACGGTCGAACCTGGGACGAATTCTGGGCCCTGTTGCCCTGGCTTGTTCTGCTGGGGCCCGTCGCCCTGTTGCTGGCCCGGGACCTGGACGCCTTGAGCCTGGGCGACGAGGTGGCTCGGAGCCTGGGCAGTCCGGTGGATCTGCAGCGGGGAATCTTGCTGGGGGTGGTGGTGGGTCTGGCCGGCGCCGCGGTGGCAACGGCCGGGACCATCGGCTTCGTGGGGCTCATGGCGCCCCACATTGCCCGGCGGCTGGTGGGTCCTGGGCATCTGGGGCTGCTCCCCACGGCCGGCCTCACCGGTGCGTTTCTGGTGGTCACGGCTGATCTGGTGGGACGCACCCTGCTGGCACCCACCGAGTTGCCCTGTGGCCTGGTCACCGCCGCCATTGGTGCCCCCTTCTTTCTGTACCTATTGTGGCGCCAACGGTCGTGA
- a CDS encoding iron-siderophore ABC transporter substrate-binding protein, with amino-acid sequence MNSHKVSYQTRRHPLLTLGLILLLLLAGCAAPAAPDSAPSPAPTPLTVDHALGETEIPTTPQRIVALEWTYVEDLLALGIQPVGVADIAGYEEWVQIPVELAPDVTDVGTRQAPNLETIAGLNPDLIVAPAFRIADIYEQLSEIAPTLAFDAYPTDPEQTQYEEMRQTFLTLADVVNRRAAGEAVLAEMEDTFTAARQAIEAAGLLGEPFVLAQAFGQDTVQVRLFTENALAVQMVEQIGLENAWEDATFQQYGFSTVSVEALPDLGDVHFFYVVQEENNVFAREAVRPVWESLPFVQNGHAYPLGGDTWLFGGPLSAQVLVHAILDALGLALPAETAFPVTIEHKFGTTTIPQAPQRVLSLGYNDQDPILALGVVPVAVRYWFGDPGDQIWPWAEEALGDARPAILNMPFGELNFEAIAALQPDLIIAVSAGIDEEEYALLSQIAPTVAQSDAYVNFGTPWQEQTRLIGRALGKEALANRLVAEMEARFAQAREAHPEFVGATAAIASPAGEGQFFFSGPQHERQRVLTSLGFVLPEELAQIAGDSFYGTISGERLDLLDTDVLIWTVSSPEQRAAIESNPLYQQLAVAREGRHIFLDTSGSGELVGPALVFSSVLSLPLVFDELVPMLAERLQR; translated from the coding sequence ATGAATTCGCACAAAGTCTCCTACCAAACAAGGCGTCATCCACTGCTGACCCTGGGGCTGATCCTGCTGTTGCTGCTGGCCGGATGCGCAGCACCGGCTGCTCCGGACAGCGCCCCATCCCCCGCGCCCACTCCACTTACCGTGGACCATGCCCTGGGTGAAACGGAGATCCCCACCACGCCCCAGCGCATCGTTGCACTGGAGTGGACCTACGTGGAAGATCTGCTGGCGTTGGGTATACAGCCCGTGGGCGTGGCCGACATCGCCGGCTATGAAGAGTGGGTGCAGATCCCAGTGGAACTTGCCCCGGATGTCACCGACGTGGGCACCCGCCAGGCCCCCAATCTGGAGACCATTGCCGGCCTGAATCCCGACCTGATCGTCGCCCCAGCTTTCCGGATTGCCGACATTTACGAACAGCTGAGCGAAATCGCGCCCACCCTGGCCTTCGACGCCTACCCCACCGACCCCGAGCAAACCCAGTACGAGGAAATGCGCCAGACCTTCCTCACCCTGGCCGATGTGGTGAACCGACGGGCAGCAGGCGAGGCCGTCCTGGCGGAGATGGAAGACACCTTTACCGCAGCTAGACAGGCCATTGAAGCGGCCGGCCTGCTGGGCGAGCCCTTCGTCCTGGCCCAGGCCTTTGGGCAGGACACCGTCCAGGTGCGCCTCTTCACCGAAAACGCCCTCGCCGTCCAGATGGTGGAGCAGATCGGGCTGGAAAATGCCTGGGAAGATGCCACTTTCCAGCAGTACGGCTTCAGCACCGTCAGCGTGGAGGCCCTGCCGGATCTGGGCGACGTCCATTTCTTCTACGTGGTGCAGGAGGAGAATAACGTCTTCGCCCGGGAAGCCGTCCGTCCGGTGTGGGAGAGCCTTCCCTTTGTTCAGAATGGCCATGCCTATCCCCTGGGCGGAGACACCTGGCTCTTCGGCGGCCCCCTCTCGGCCCAGGTCCTGGTCCACGCCATCCTGGACGCCCTGGGCCTGGCGCTCCCCGCGGAGACGGCCTTCCCCGTCACCATCGAGCACAAATTCGGCACCACCACCATTCCCCAGGCGCCCCAGCGGGTGCTCTCCCTGGGCTACAACGACCAGGATCCCATCCTGGCTCTGGGGGTGGTCCCAGTGGCGGTGCGCTACTGGTTCGGCGATCCAGGCGATCAGATCTGGCCCTGGGCCGAGGAAGCCCTGGGCGATGCCCGGCCGGCCATCCTGAACATGCCCTTCGGCGAATTGAACTTCGAAGCCATCGCCGCGCTCCAGCCCGACCTGATCATCGCCGTTTCCGCAGGCATTGACGAGGAAGAGTACGCCCTCCTCTCCCAAATCGCGCCCACGGTGGCCCAGTCGGACGCCTATGTCAATTTCGGCACCCCCTGGCAGGAGCAGACCCGCCTCATCGGCCGGGCCCTGGGCAAGGAGGCCCTGGCCAACCGCCTGGTGGCAGAGATGGAAGCCCGCTTCGCCCAGGCCCGGGAAGCCCATCCGGAGTTCGTGGGGGCCACCGCGGCCATCGCCTCCCCGGCCGGGGAAGGGCAGTTTTTCTTCTCAGGCCCCCAGCACGAACGCCAGCGGGTCCTGACTTCCCTGGGCTTCGTGTTGCCAGAAGAGCTGGCCCAGATTGCGGGCGATTCGTTCTACGGCACCATCAGCGGCGAACGGCTGGACCTGCTGGACACCGACGTCCTCATCTGGACTGTGTCCAGCCCGGAACAGCGGGCCGCTATCGAATCGAACCCCCTGTACCAGCAGCTGGCCGTGGCCCGGGAGGGACGGCACATCTTCCTGGATACCTCCGGCAGCGGTGAGCTGGTGGGGCCGGCCCTGGTCTTCAGCAGCGTGCTCAGCCTGCCCCTGGTCTTCGACGAGCTGGTGCCCATGCTGGCCGAACGGCTCCAGCGTTAG
- a CDS encoding FecCD family ABC transporter permease: protein MGVVTTSTASGGLRLVRSRGGLVAGLVLGLALLLAILLASLAFGAAEIPLPEVWAALFAFDAGATNHLIVRTLRVPRALVAALVGASLAVAGALVQGLTRNPLGDPGILGINAGAALGVVVAVFLFQIHTLSLFALFAFAGAALTATAVYGLGAWGRGGPTPLNLTIAGAALTALLSSFTTAILILNQRTLEEVRFWLAGSVAGRDLALLAQVAPYLLAGLMLAFGLGRQITTITLGDDVARGLGQNTAWVKALAALAVVLLAGGSVAVAGPIGFIGLVIPHMVRFWVGVDYRWVLPYAALAGAIFLLISDVAARLLLRPTELPVGVMTALLGGPFFIYLVRWRVRR from the coding sequence ATGGGTGTGGTAACCACTTCTACCGCTTCGGGTGGGCTCCGCCTGGTCCGGTCCCGTGGCGGCCTGGTGGCCGGACTTGTGCTGGGTCTGGCGCTGCTGTTGGCGATCCTGCTGGCCAGCCTGGCCTTTGGCGCTGCGGAGATCCCCCTCCCCGAGGTCTGGGCTGCCCTCTTTGCCTTCGACGCCGGCGCCACCAACCATTTGATCGTGCGCACCTTGCGCGTGCCCCGGGCGCTGGTGGCGGCTTTGGTGGGGGCGTCCCTGGCCGTGGCCGGCGCCCTGGTCCAGGGTCTCACCCGCAATCCCCTAGGGGATCCAGGCATTTTGGGCATCAACGCGGGCGCAGCGCTGGGGGTGGTGGTGGCCGTCTTCCTCTTCCAGATCCACACCCTGTCCCTCTTTGCGCTCTTTGCCTTTGCCGGCGCGGCCTTGACCGCGACGGCAGTCTACGGGCTGGGCGCATGGGGGCGGGGTGGCCCCACGCCCCTGAACCTGACCATCGCCGGTGCGGCCCTGACGGCGCTGCTTTCGTCCTTCACCACCGCCATCCTGATCTTGAACCAGCGCACCCTGGAAGAAGTTCGCTTCTGGCTGGCCGGTTCGGTGGCGGGCCGGGATCTGGCGCTGTTGGCCCAGGTTGCACCCTACCTTCTGGCCGGCCTGATGCTGGCCTTTGGGCTGGGCCGCCAGATCACCACCATCACCCTGGGGGATGACGTGGCCCGGGGTTTGGGGCAGAACACCGCCTGGGTCAAGGCTCTGGCTGCGCTGGCGGTGGTGCTGCTGGCCGGTGGCTCCGTGGCGGTGGCCGGGCCCATTGGCTTCATCGGGCTGGTGATCCCCCACATGGTTCGTTTTTGGGTGGGCGTAGACTACCGCTGGGTGTTACCGTATGCCGCGCTGGCCGGCGCCATCTTCCTGCTCATCTCCGATGTGGCAGCACGGCTCCTGCTACGGCCTACGGAGCTGCCCGTGGGCGTGATGACAGCCCTCCTGGGCGGGCCGTTCTTCATCTATCTGGTGCGCTGGCGGGTGCGGAGGTAA
- a CDS encoding sucrase ferredoxin: MATVTTTAPHLQDSTYCNVLARQNGLDPGGHAGHFDDAVLVETPLPWRRDIYQTAGPLPQELIDLLALWLERYRQTGIYNHRPLLIAPDPDYSEPGYRRVIFYRRPQEPCAHFHKTEYSVPEAKVGPLLWALFQDREGLAAFEPYRRPEAERLRDLLVCTHGTVDVACAKFGYPLYRNLRHEIASPDLRIWRVSHFGGHVFAPTFLDMPTGHYWAYMDVAESEAVLGRTGAPAALYGHYRGWAGLPTGFAQAVEREIWQQEGWQWFDYPKACTVLEQDTDGASPRWMVIRMDFRRTDGSSAGYLARVEISHTVETRPSTRGADAYAYPQYEVSWLKLVT, from the coding sequence ATGGCGACCGTCACCACGACAGCCCCCCATCTACAAGATAGCACCTACTGCAATGTACTCGCCCGACAGAATGGGCTGGACCCGGGCGGCCACGCCGGCCATTTCGACGACGCCGTGCTGGTGGAAACGCCCTTGCCCTGGCGGCGGGATATCTACCAGACGGCCGGCCCACTGCCCCAGGAGCTGATTGACCTGCTGGCTTTGTGGTTGGAACGCTACCGTCAAACCGGAATCTACAACCACCGCCCGCTCCTGATCGCACCGGACCCCGACTATTCAGAACCCGGGTATCGACGTGTGATCTTCTACCGACGCCCACAGGAGCCCTGTGCCCACTTCCATAAGACCGAGTATTCGGTCCCGGAAGCGAAAGTGGGGCCGTTGCTCTGGGCACTCTTCCAGGATCGGGAGGGGTTGGCGGCCTTTGAACCCTACCGCCGGCCGGAAGCAGAGCGGCTGCGGGACCTGCTGGTCTGTACCCATGGGACAGTGGACGTGGCCTGTGCCAAGTTCGGCTATCCCCTCTACCGAAACCTGCGCCACGAAATCGCCAGCCCAGATCTGCGTATCTGGCGGGTGAGCCACTTCGGCGGCCACGTGTTCGCGCCCACCTTTCTGGATATGCCCACAGGCCATTACTGGGCCTACATGGATGTAGCGGAAAGCGAGGCTGTGCTCGGCCGCACCGGCGCTCCCGCCGCCCTGTACGGCCACTATCGAGGCTGGGCCGGTCTGCCGACAGGCTTTGCCCAGGCAGTCGAGCGGGAGATATGGCAACAGGAAGGGTGGCAGTGGTTTGACTATCCCAAGGCCTGCACCGTGTTGGAGCAGGATACGGACGGCGCTTCCCCCAGGTGGATGGTGATTCGAATGGACTTCCGGCGAACCGACGGTTCATCCGCCGGCTACCTGGCTCGGGTGGAAATTTCCCACACGGTGGAGACACGGCCCTCTACCCGCGGCGCCGATGCCTACGCCTACCCCCAATATGAAGTCTCCTGGCTGAAACTTGTGACGTGA